A stretch of the Myripristis murdjan chromosome 24, fMyrMur1.1, whole genome shotgun sequence genome encodes the following:
- the lyrm2 gene encoding LYR motif-containing protein 2, which translates to MSVSRLPPTAFSLKQFLQRQRVLSIYRNMLRTIRQVPDEGDRKYLRDWAREEFKRNKTATNQDAIRMMITQANNHLETLQKSLALARS; encoded by the exons ATGTCCGTTTCAAGGTTACCTCCTACTGCTTTTTCTTTAAAACAG TTTCTGCAGAGGCAGAGGGTTTTGTCAATTTACAGAAACATGCTGAGGACCATAAGACAGGTGCCAGACGAGGGAGACAGGAAATACCTGAGGGACTGGGCGAGGGAGGAGTTCAAGAGGAACAAAACTGCCACAAACCAG GATGCCATCCGCATGATGATCACACAAGCAAACAACCACCTGGAGACGCTCCAGAAGTCTCTGGCACTGGCCAGGAGCTGA